In Amycolatopsis coloradensis, one genomic interval encodes:
- a CDS encoding leucyl aminopeptidase family protein — translation MRNPLPPVPGKLLELEVSDDLRRGTPLATLVAAPSEEDGDAGLAEIGGVRPTGKAGDVQTVPTGGVRWLAGVGDGEPKQYRKAGAALVRAVSSALEEDVKAGQKAFRAFAVELPEDAGAEHVEELAFGLLLGGYRFTVTAEDPKPSLRTVRLITRHEHAVDALERVRELAAAAAFARDLANTPSNVKTPAWLADTAARAAGGIPNLTVTARDEKWLAEQGFGGVLAVGGGSAAPPRLIELEYRPRGATTHLLLVGKGITFDTGGLSIKPADGMHLMRTDMAGGAAIIAAVRAIAALRLPVKVTGLVPAAENHVSGSSYRPGDIVRHYGGKTTEVGNTDAEGRMVLADALVYGIKKHKPDAVIDAATLTGAMKVSLGVRTGGVFATEDALAERVTKAGERVGEAWWRMPLLEDLAESVQGSLGDVRQAPGGPGGIVAALFLREFVGDVPWAHLDIAGPARADKTYADVVPGATGFAARTLVELVASYA, via the coding sequence GTGCGTAACCCGCTACCCCCCGTTCCGGGGAAGCTGCTCGAACTCGAGGTCTCGGACGACCTAAGGCGCGGTACGCCGCTGGCCACGCTGGTCGCCGCGCCGTCCGAAGAGGACGGTGACGCCGGACTCGCGGAGATCGGCGGCGTGCGGCCCACCGGCAAGGCAGGTGACGTGCAGACCGTGCCGACCGGCGGTGTCCGCTGGCTGGCGGGTGTCGGCGACGGTGAGCCGAAGCAGTACCGCAAGGCCGGCGCCGCGCTGGTCCGCGCCGTCTCGTCGGCGCTGGAAGAAGACGTCAAGGCGGGGCAGAAGGCGTTCCGCGCCTTCGCCGTCGAGCTGCCCGAGGACGCGGGCGCCGAGCACGTCGAGGAACTCGCGTTCGGGCTGCTGCTCGGCGGTTACCGCTTCACGGTGACGGCCGAGGACCCCAAGCCGAGCCTGCGGACCGTGCGCTTGATCACACGTCACGAGCACGCCGTGGACGCCTTGGAGCGGGTCCGCGAACTCGCCGCGGCCGCCGCGTTCGCGCGCGACCTGGCGAACACGCCGTCGAACGTCAAAACCCCCGCTTGGCTCGCTGACACGGCCGCCCGGGCCGCCGGTGGTATCCCGAACCTGACCGTGACGGCGCGGGACGAGAAGTGGCTGGCCGAGCAGGGCTTCGGCGGCGTCCTCGCCGTCGGCGGCGGGTCGGCCGCGCCGCCGCGGCTGATCGAGCTGGAGTACCGGCCGCGCGGGGCGACGACGCATCTGCTGCTGGTCGGCAAGGGCATCACCTTCGACACCGGCGGTCTTTCGATCAAACCGGCCGACGGCATGCACCTCATGCGCACCGACATGGCGGGCGGCGCGGCGATCATCGCCGCGGTCCGCGCCATCGCGGCGCTGCGCCTGCCGGTCAAGGTGACCGGGCTGGTGCCCGCCGCCGAAAACCACGTGTCCGGTTCGTCGTACCGGCCAGGCGACATCGTCCGGCACTACGGCGGCAAGACCACCGAGGTGGGCAACACCGACGCCGAGGGCCGCATGGTCCTGGCCGACGCGCTCGTCTACGGCATCAAGAAGCACAAGCCGGACGCGGTGATCGACGCGGCGACCCTGACCGGCGCCATGAAGGTCTCGCTCGGCGTCCGCACCGGCGGCGTCTTCGCCACCGAAGACGCGCTCGCGGAGCGGGTCACGAAGGCGGGCGAGCGGGTCGGCGAGGCGTGGTGGCGGATGCCGCTGCTGGAGGACCTGGCCGAATCCGTGCAGGGCTCGCTCGGTGACGTCCGGCAGGCGCCGGGTGGTCCCGGCGGCATCGTCGCGGCGCTGTTCCTGCGGGAGTTCGTCGGCGACGTGCCGTGGGCGCATCTCGACATCGCCGGCCCCGCGCGGGCCGACAAGACCTACGCCGACGTCGTGCCCGGGGCCACCGGTTTCGCGGCGCGGACGCTGGTCGAACTGGTCGCTTCCTACGCCTGA
- a CDS encoding enoyl-CoA hydratase/isomerase family protein: protein MTTSDVLLTADADGVRTFTLNRPQAYNSLTVELKELLLAGLTEAAADDSVRAVVLTGSGKAFCAGQDLKEHVGLLQAGDPAPLHTVKEHYNPIVKTIVGMPKPVIAAVNGPAAGAGAAFAYASDLRIAATSANFLMAFANVGLGPDSGASWTLQRLIGLGRAAELMLLARTVDSAEALTLGLVSEVVPDEELAARAQKVAAKLAAGPTVAYAKIKNVLSVAAESSLETALAAEDEAQTALGATADHTEAVEAFVGKRKPNFQGK from the coding sequence GTGACCACATCCGACGTTCTGCTGACCGCCGACGCCGATGGCGTGCGCACCTTCACGCTGAACCGGCCGCAGGCGTACAACTCGCTGACCGTCGAACTCAAGGAACTGCTGCTGGCGGGCCTGACCGAGGCCGCGGCCGACGACAGTGTCCGCGCGGTCGTACTGACCGGTTCGGGCAAGGCGTTCTGCGCCGGGCAGGACCTGAAGGAGCACGTCGGCCTGCTGCAGGCGGGTGACCCCGCGCCGCTACACACGGTCAAGGAGCACTACAACCCGATCGTCAAGACCATCGTCGGGATGCCGAAGCCGGTCATCGCGGCGGTGAACGGCCCCGCGGCCGGCGCGGGCGCGGCCTTCGCGTACGCGAGCGACCTCCGGATCGCCGCGACGTCGGCGAACTTCCTGATGGCGTTCGCGAACGTCGGCCTCGGCCCGGACTCGGGCGCGTCGTGGACGCTGCAGCGGCTGATCGGTCTCGGCCGAGCGGCGGAGCTGATGCTGCTGGCGCGCACGGTCGACTCCGCTGAAGCGCTGACACTCGGCCTGGTCAGCGAGGTCGTCCCGGACGAGGAACTGGCCGCCCGCGCGCAGAAGGTCGCCGCGAAGCTCGCGGCCGGCCCGACGGTCGCGTACGCGAAGATCAAGAACGTCCTGTCCGTCGCCGCCGAGTCGTCCCTCGAAACCGCGCTGGCGGCCGAGGACGAGGCCCAGACCGCGCTCGGCGCGACCGCCGACCACACCGAGGCCGTCGAGGCCTTCGTGGGCAAGCGCAAGCCGAACTTCCAGGGCAAGTAA
- a CDS encoding MFS transporter, whose product MTIAVAAAGISSFALLYAPQPVLPQLAEQYHLDPGGASLAVSVATGALAIAVLPIAALSEVVGRRPVIIASVVASVVFGFLLPLAPSYSALLVLRALQGIAIAGFPGVAAAYLAERLGKAGLAAAVGAMIAGNTIGGMIGRLAAGFTAGPFGYHGALLVVAGIGLVCTVVTVLALPPGEQGTFATTFADRRRSERLREQGRAVLAGLGAAVRRPVLLVQYAVALLAMGSFVALYNAAGFRLTGEPLNLSPAIASLVFLAYAMGSVSSATAGKLVGRFGRRRSLAGALLLTIAGAALTLSDSLPVVVAGFVVLTGAFFAAHAVANGWAAAEAPENARGQVGGLYTLSYYLGSSIGGAVGATVYGHAGWTWLIVLTAAWLALAAVAVVAVVPKSVKASFPTLRVGKEAFTERV is encoded by the coding sequence GTGACGATCGCCGTCGCCGCGGCCGGGATCTCATCCTTCGCGCTGCTCTACGCGCCACAGCCGGTGCTGCCGCAGCTGGCCGAGCAGTATCACCTCGATCCGGGTGGCGCTTCGCTCGCGGTGAGCGTCGCGACCGGTGCGCTCGCGATCGCCGTCTTGCCCATCGCGGCGCTCTCCGAGGTCGTCGGACGGCGTCCGGTGATCATCGCTTCGGTGGTCGCATCGGTCGTGTTCGGTTTCCTGCTGCCGCTGGCGCCCAGCTACTCGGCGCTGCTCGTGCTCCGGGCGCTGCAGGGAATCGCGATCGCGGGGTTCCCCGGAGTGGCCGCCGCTTACCTCGCGGAACGGCTCGGCAAGGCCGGGCTCGCGGCGGCGGTGGGCGCGATGATCGCCGGGAACACCATCGGCGGCATGATCGGACGGCTCGCGGCCGGGTTCACCGCCGGACCGTTCGGCTACCACGGCGCGCTGCTCGTGGTCGCGGGGATCGGGCTGGTCTGCACGGTGGTCACGGTGCTGGCCCTGCCGCCGGGGGAGCAAGGGACCTTTGCTACCACTTTCGCGGATCGGCGCAGGTCAGAGCGGTTGCGTGAGCAGGGCAGGGCGGTGCTGGCCGGGCTCGGCGCGGCGGTGCGGAGGCCGGTCCTGCTGGTCCAGTACGCGGTCGCGCTGCTGGCGATGGGCTCCTTCGTCGCGCTGTACAACGCCGCCGGATTCCGCCTGACCGGCGAGCCGCTGAACCTCTCGCCCGCGATCGCGTCGCTCGTCTTCCTCGCGTACGCGATGGGCTCGGTCTCGTCGGCGACGGCGGGCAAGCTCGTCGGCCGATTCGGCCGCCGCCGGTCGCTCGCGGGTGCCCTGCTGCTCACGATCGCGGGCGCCGCGCTGACGCTGTCCGACTCGCTGCCCGTGGTCGTCGCCGGGTTCGTGGTGCTGACCGGCGCGTTCTTCGCCGCGCACGCCGTCGCCAACGGCTGGGCCGCCGCGGAGGCGCCCGAGAACGCCCGAGGCCAGGTAGGCGGGCTCTACACGCTTTCGTACTACCTCGGCAGCAGTATCGGCGGCGCCGTCGGCGCGACCGTCTACGGGCACGCGGGCTGGACCTGGCTGATCGTGCTCACCGCCGCCTGGCTGGCCCTCGCCGCGGTGGCCGTGGTCGCGGTGGTCCCCAAGTCCGTGAAGGCCTCCTTCCCTACTTTGAGGGTAGGCAAGGAGGCCTTCACGGAACGGGTCTGA
- the sigE gene encoding RNA polymerase sigma factor SigE gives MQETMQDQHADQVTPVTVDEAAWTPPSWDEVVREHADRVYRLAYRLTGNAHDAEDLTQETFIRVFRSLASYKPGTFEGWLHRITTNLFLDMARRRSRVRMEGLPEDTDRIVGDDPSPEQVYSDTHLDPDLQAALDELPPEFRAAVVLCDVEGLSYEEIGATLGVKLGTVRSRIHRGRQALRASLERRRAAAQESAKVGV, from the coding sequence ATGCAGGAAACGATGCAGGACCAGCACGCGGACCAGGTCACGCCGGTGACGGTGGACGAGGCCGCATGGACGCCGCCCTCGTGGGACGAGGTCGTGCGTGAACACGCCGACCGCGTGTACCGGCTGGCGTACCGCCTGACCGGTAACGCCCACGACGCCGAGGACCTGACGCAGGAGACCTTCATCCGGGTCTTCCGCTCCCTCGCGTCCTACAAGCCCGGCACGTTCGAAGGCTGGCTGCACCGCATCACCACGAACCTCTTCCTCGACATGGCCCGCCGCCGCTCGCGCGTGCGGATGGAAGGCCTCCCCGAGGACACCGACCGCATCGTCGGTGACGACCCGAGCCCGGAGCAGGTCTACTCGGACACCCATCTCGACCCGGATCTGCAGGCCGCGCTCGACGAGTTGCCGCCCGAGTTCCGTGCCGCGGTCGTGCTGTGCGACGTCGAAGGCCTCTCGTACGAGGAGATCGGCGCCACCCTGGGTGTCAAGCTCGGCACCGTGCGCAGCCGGATCCACCGCGGCCGCCAGGCGCTTCGCGCTTCTTTGGAGCGCCGTCGCGCCGCGGCGCAGGAGTCTGCGAAGGTGGGGGTATGA
- the tatB gene encoding Sec-independent protein translocase protein TatB, which yields MFESVGWGEILIIVVAGLFILGPERLPEAASWVAKSVRKVRDFATGAKTQLREEMGPEFDQLRKPLEDLRGLRNFDPKRVVTQHLFDGDSDPLGLNNINGTNGTNGANGASKPNGYPATASQPEPLKPGERPPVDPDAT from the coding sequence GTGTTCGAGAGTGTCGGCTGGGGAGAGATCCTCATCATCGTCGTCGCGGGTCTTTTCATCCTCGGTCCGGAACGGCTGCCCGAAGCGGCGTCCTGGGTGGCGAAGAGCGTCCGCAAGGTCCGCGACTTCGCGACCGGGGCCAAGACGCAGTTGCGCGAGGAGATGGGCCCGGAGTTCGATCAGCTGCGCAAGCCGCTGGAGGACCTGAGGGGCCTGCGGAACTTCGACCCGAAGCGGGTCGTCACCCAGCACCTGTTCGACGGTGACTCGGATCCGCTGGGGCTCAACAACATCAACGGCACCAACGGGACGAACGGTGCCAACGGCGCTTCGAAGCCCAACGGCTACCCGGCGACGGCTTCGCAGCCCGAGCCTCTGAAGCCGGGGGAGCGCCCGCCGGTCGACCCGGACGCGACCTGA
- a CDS encoding O-methyltransferase — MNSGTHAGSPAEAADADLVDGYVPDDEVLAAARARSADLGCGPLSAGAGATLRFLATTLRAKAVVEVGTGAGVSGLCLLGGMVDDGILTSIDIEPEYHRAARTAFREAGYAPGRTRLIMGRALDVLPRLTPGGYDLVFVDSAPVEYPSCYEKAVSLLRPGGILAFHNVSGSRVTDPSRRDPDTLALREVARAFREDARLVPALLPVGGGLLVAAIA; from the coding sequence GTGAATTCCGGGACGCATGCGGGCTCGCCTGCCGAGGCCGCCGACGCCGACCTCGTCGACGGATACGTCCCCGACGATGAGGTACTGGCCGCCGCGCGGGCGCGGTCGGCCGATCTGGGATGCGGTCCACTGAGCGCGGGCGCGGGTGCGACTCTGCGTTTTCTCGCCACGACGCTGCGGGCGAAGGCTGTCGTCGAGGTCGGGACCGGGGCCGGGGTGAGCGGGTTGTGCCTGCTCGGCGGCATGGTCGACGACGGGATCCTCACCTCGATCGACATCGAGCCGGAGTACCACCGGGCGGCGCGGACGGCGTTCCGCGAGGCCGGCTACGCGCCGGGGCGGACCCGCCTGATCATGGGGCGCGCGCTCGACGTCCTCCCCCGGCTCACCCCCGGCGGCTACGACCTGGTGTTCGTCGATTCGGCGCCGGTCGAATACCCGAGCTGCTACGAGAAGGCCGTCTCGCTGCTCCGGCCCGGCGGGATACTGGCGTTCCACAACGTCTCGGGGTCCAGGGTGACCGATCCCTCACGACGTGATCCGGACACCCTCGCGCTGCGGGAGGTAGCGCGGGCCTTCCGCGAGGACGCGCGGCTGGTCCCGGCACTGTTGCCGGTGGGCGGCGGGCTGCTGGTCGCCGCGATCGCGTAG
- a CDS encoding DUF3117 domain-containing protein: MAAMKPRTGDGPLEVTKEGRGLVMRVPLEGGGRLVVELSAEEAKDLGAALQEVTG; encoded by the coding sequence ATGGCGGCCATGAAGCCCCGGACCGGAGATGGTCCCCTCGAAGTGACTAAGGAGGGGCGGGGCCTCGTGATGCGCGTACCACTCGAAGGTGGTGGGCGCCTCGTCGTCGAACTCTCCGCGGAAGAAGCGAAGGATCTCGGCGCGGCCTTGCAGGAGGTCACCGGCTGA
- a CDS encoding LysR family transcriptional regulator, with translation MTAQLAPQLALLTALRRTTNVTRAAELLGVPQPTVSRRISALGEALGAPLTVPDGRGIRLTRAAELLADAAERALAAIDAGVRQAREEVDPESGHVVLGFLHLLGRSLVPTLLRGYRADHPGVRFTLVQGSRQDMVDRLTSGELDLALLAPAPVDDPLLDAAVLTEQEIFLSVPTSHRLADRPSAAIEDLKDEEFVLLETGYGLRTITDDLCAAAGFEPKIAFEGQESDTVRGLVAAGLGVALLPRFEPGSPAGVVEVPLVPPVGRTIGLAWRRDVVLPPAVLRFRERVRAQPW, from the coding sequence ATGACCGCCCAGCTAGCCCCGCAGCTCGCGCTGCTCACCGCACTCCGCCGCACGACGAACGTCACACGCGCGGCCGAGCTGCTCGGTGTCCCCCAGCCCACGGTAAGCCGCCGGATCTCGGCGCTCGGCGAGGCCCTCGGCGCCCCCCTCACGGTCCCCGACGGCCGCGGCATCCGGCTCACCCGGGCCGCCGAACTGCTGGCCGATGCCGCCGAACGTGCCCTCGCCGCCATCGACGCCGGAGTCCGCCAAGCCCGCGAAGAGGTCGACCCCGAATCCGGGCATGTCGTCCTAGGCTTCCTGCACCTGCTCGGCAGGTCGCTGGTTCCCACGTTGCTCCGCGGCTACCGCGCGGACCATCCGGGCGTCCGGTTCACCCTGGTCCAGGGGTCACGTCAGGACATGGTCGACAGGCTGACCAGCGGAGAACTCGACCTCGCGCTGCTCGCGCCCGCACCCGTCGACGACCCGCTGCTCGACGCCGCCGTACTCACCGAGCAGGAGATCTTCCTGTCCGTTCCGACGTCGCACCGCCTCGCCGACCGGCCCAGCGCCGCCATCGAGGACCTCAAGGACGAGGAATTCGTGCTCCTCGAAACCGGGTACGGACTCCGCACCATCACCGACGACCTGTGCGCCGCGGCCGGCTTCGAGCCGAAGATCGCCTTCGAAGGGCAGGAGTCCGACACAGTCCGCGGGCTGGTCGCGGCCGGGCTCGGCGTCGCGCTGCTCCCCCGTTTCGAGCCGGGCAGCCCTGCGGGGGTCGTCGAAGTCCCGCTGGTGCCGCCGGTCGGGCGGACCATCGGGCTGGCCTGGCGGCGCGACGTGGTCCTGCCACCCGCCGTGCTGCGGTTCCGTGAGCGAGTCCGCGCGCAGCCTTGGTGA
- a CDS encoding phosphatase PAP2 family protein, which produces MYDDIVKLAGESPSWLQATGILFTEAGLLAFAALFAWLLWRARTSPVRLAVALLPPAATAIAYLISEGVKSVIQEDRPCRHLVTLVECPPTGDWSLPSNHSTIAAAAAVGLALAWRRLAPWVLPGALLMGFSRVFVGAHYPHDVLAGLVLGSVTAWLVFRYLKGPATGIARRLTAHAGDAPTQPMPKVDLRGGSKGPLLPPRR; this is translated from the coding sequence ATGTACGACGACATCGTGAAGTTGGCGGGTGAGAGCCCGAGCTGGCTTCAGGCGACGGGAATCCTGTTCACCGAGGCAGGACTACTCGCCTTCGCGGCGCTCTTCGCCTGGCTGTTGTGGCGGGCCCGCACCTCACCCGTCCGGCTGGCCGTGGCGCTGCTGCCGCCCGCCGCGACCGCGATCGCGTACTTGATCAGCGAAGGGGTGAAGAGCGTGATCCAGGAGGACCGGCCGTGCCGTCACCTGGTCACACTCGTCGAATGCCCGCCGACGGGCGACTGGTCCTTGCCGAGCAATCACTCCACGATCGCCGCGGCGGCCGCCGTCGGCTTGGCACTCGCTTGGCGCCGGCTCGCACCGTGGGTGCTCCCGGGCGCCCTGCTGATGGGCTTCTCACGGGTGTTCGTCGGCGCGCATTACCCGCACGACGTGCTCGCCGGGCTCGTCCTCGGCTCGGTCACGGCGTGGCTCGTGTTCCGGTACCTGAAGGGCCCGGCGACCGGGATCGCCCGACGGCTCACCGCCCATGCCGGAGACGCGCCGACCCAGCCCATGCCCAAGGTCGACCTGCGGGGCGGTAGCAAAGGTCCCTTGCTCCCGCCCCGCAGGTAA
- a CDS encoding Mrp/NBP35 family ATP-binding protein yields the protein MTSTQQLPSVDDVRTALKAVYDPEIKKPITELGMVKDVEVGSDGVVTVGIYLTVAGCPLKATLTNDTTEAVKKLPGVSDVRVELDVMSDEQRTELRKSLRGDAAEPVIPFAQPGSLTRVYCVASGKGGVGKSSVTVNLAAAMAERGLSVGVVDADIYGHSVPRMLGAREKPTKVDTMIMPPQAHGVKVISIGMFTPGNTPVVWRGPMLHRALQQFLADVFWGDLDILLLDLPPGTGDIAISVAQLIPNAEILVVTTPQQAAAEVAERAGAIALQTRQRVAGVIENMSWLETPDGQKMEIFGSGGGQSVADSLSKSVGSTVPLLGQVPMDPRVVSNGDAGTPIVLAEPDAPASLVLKEAAKKLTVRARGLAGMMLNVTPAGR from the coding sequence GTGACCAGTACGCAGCAACTCCCCAGCGTCGACGATGTCCGCACCGCGCTGAAGGCCGTGTACGACCCGGAGATCAAGAAACCGATCACCGAACTCGGCATGGTCAAGGACGTGGAGGTCGGCTCGGACGGTGTGGTCACCGTCGGGATCTACCTGACGGTCGCCGGTTGCCCGCTGAAGGCGACGTTGACCAACGACACCACCGAAGCCGTCAAGAAGCTCCCCGGCGTCAGCGACGTCCGGGTCGAGCTCGACGTGATGAGCGACGAGCAACGCACGGAGCTGCGAAAATCGCTGCGCGGCGACGCCGCGGAGCCGGTGATCCCGTTCGCGCAGCCCGGTTCGCTGACGCGGGTCTACTGCGTCGCGTCCGGCAAGGGCGGTGTCGGCAAGTCCTCGGTGACGGTGAACCTCGCGGCCGCGATGGCCGAACGCGGGCTTTCCGTCGGCGTGGTGGACGCGGACATCTACGGGCACTCGGTGCCGCGGATGCTCGGAGCGCGGGAGAAGCCGACCAAGGTCGACACCATGATCATGCCGCCCCAGGCGCACGGCGTGAAGGTCATCTCGATCGGCATGTTCACCCCGGGCAACACCCCCGTGGTGTGGCGCGGGCCGATGCTGCACCGCGCGTTGCAGCAGTTCCTCGCCGACGTGTTCTGGGGCGACCTCGACATCCTGCTGCTGGATCTGCCGCCGGGCACCGGTGACATCGCGATCTCGGTGGCGCAGCTGATCCCGAACGCGGAGATCCTGGTCGTCACCACTCCGCAGCAGGCGGCCGCCGAGGTGGCCGAGCGCGCGGGCGCGATCGCGCTCCAGACGCGGCAGCGCGTGGCCGGGGTCATCGAGAACATGTCGTGGCTGGAGACGCCCGACGGGCAGAAGATGGAGATCTTCGGATCCGGCGGCGGGCAGTCCGTGGCCGACTCGCTGTCGAAGTCGGTCGGGTCGACCGTGCCGCTGCTCGGGCAGGTCCCGATGGACCCGCGCGTGGTCTCCAACGGCGACGCCGGGACGCCGATCGTGCTGGCCGAGCCGGACGCCCCGGCGTCGCTCGTGCTCAAGGAGGCGGCGAAGAAGCTGACCGTCCGGGCACGCGGGCTGGCCGGGATGATGCTGAACGTCACTCCCGCCGGCCGCTGA
- a CDS encoding S1C family serine protease gives MTEQPNANPQQPGDPAGDRLAPRPLARPAVDPAQAATFGRPHGVDGAFDKLYQPGANGQSAPGLNLAPPTPESLAEAFRRPPGAEGVVLERPHGTNGSAPSANGAEGPLWTTTSDPWRDPSSGAVLAGPAVHQDSEEEKDAKRPQGALLSLPEVLFGRRVQTKALAMLAAVALVIGAAGGLIGWWFADTGTELTGQASISEADAAKERPAGSIADIAHRVAPAVVSLEVFKPGADAGQQGSGVVIDTQGYVLTNEHVISAATADAATKVTAVFFDGRRVEAKVVGADPKTDLAVVKVDVKNLTALQVGKSSDLAVGDSVIAVGSPLALQNSVTAGIVSALNRPVTAGGDGGSAPVIYEAIQTDAAINHGNSGGALVDATGALVGINSAIRSSSAEGGSIGIGFAIPSDYAVKIAKTLIKDGKVVHPDIGINASSTVAGSSTMGAQVRNVAPGGPAASAGIKEGDVITEVGGRLVRDSAELLVAVRAREVGEVVPVRLVRDGSSLVVDVKLASD, from the coding sequence ATGACCGAGCAGCCGAACGCGAATCCGCAGCAGCCTGGTGACCCGGCGGGGGATCGGCTGGCGCCGCGCCCGCTGGCCAGGCCCGCCGTCGATCCGGCGCAGGCGGCCACGTTCGGCAGGCCGCACGGTGTCGACGGTGCCTTCGACAAGCTGTACCAGCCAGGCGCCAACGGGCAGTCCGCGCCGGGTCTGAACCTCGCGCCCCCCACGCCGGAATCGCTCGCCGAGGCCTTCCGCCGCCCGCCGGGCGCCGAAGGTGTCGTGCTGGAGCGGCCGCACGGGACCAACGGCTCCGCACCGTCCGCGAACGGCGCCGAAGGCCCGCTCTGGACCACGACCTCGGATCCCTGGCGCGACCCTTCGTCCGGCGCGGTGCTCGCCGGGCCCGCCGTGCACCAGGACTCGGAAGAGGAGAAGGACGCGAAGCGCCCGCAGGGTGCGCTGCTGAGCCTTCCGGAGGTCCTTTTCGGGCGGCGTGTGCAGACGAAGGCGCTGGCGATGCTCGCCGCCGTCGCGTTGGTAATCGGCGCCGCCGGCGGGCTGATCGGCTGGTGGTTCGCCGACACCGGCACCGAACTGACCGGGCAGGCAAGCATCTCCGAAGCCGACGCGGCCAAGGAGCGTCCGGCGGGTTCGATCGCGGACATCGCCCACCGGGTGGCGCCCGCCGTGGTCTCGCTCGAAGTGTTCAAACCCGGCGCCGACGCGGGCCAGCAGGGCTCCGGCGTCGTCATCGACACCCAGGGCTACGTGCTCACGAACGAACACGTGATCTCCGCCGCGACGGCCGACGCGGCCACCAAGGTCACCGCCGTGTTCTTCGACGGCAGGCGCGTCGAGGCGAAGGTCGTCGGCGCCGACCCCAAAACCGACCTCGCCGTGGTCAAGGTCGACGTCAAGAACCTGACCGCGCTGCAGGTCGGGAAGTCTTCCGACCTCGCCGTCGGCGACTCGGTGATCGCCGTCGGTTCGCCGCTGGCGCTGCAGAACTCGGTCACCGCGGGCATCGTGAGCGCGCTCAACCGCCCGGTGACCGCCGGTGGCGACGGCGGGAGCGCGCCGGTGATCTACGAGGCCATCCAGACCGACGCCGCGATCAACCACGGAAACTCGGGCGGCGCGCTCGTCGACGCGACCGGGGCGCTGGTCGGGATCAACTCCGCGATCCGCTCTTCCAGCGCCGAAGGCGGCAGCATCGGCATCGGGTTCGCCATCCCCAGTGACTACGCGGTGAAAATCGCGAAAACACTGATCAAGGACGGCAAGGTCGTCCATCCCGACATCGGCATCAACGCTTCGTCGACCGTCGCGGGCTCCAGCACCATGGGCGCACAGGTCCGCAACGTCGCCCCTGGCGGCCCCGCGGCCTCCGCCGGGATCAAAGAAGGCGACGTCATCACGGAAGTCGGCGGACGGCTCGTGCGCGACTCGGCGGAACTGCTCGTCGCGGTCCGCGCCCGCGAAGTCGGCGAAGTGGTCCCTGTCCGCCTTGTCCGGGATGGGTCTTCTCTTGTCGTGGACGTGAAACTGGCCTCGGACTAG
- a CDS encoding zf-HC2 domain-containing protein yields the protein MTAPRGWGLPESHLLPDAIVAFVDGELSLGAQDRASAHIARCQACAAEVTAQRQAVAAVKQAGAPSMSAGFLASLCSIPQNTELPGTPDNLAMTADGQLVAIQRPDRVAGLRDTGVLGGTAPLGSTAPLGQSPNVLGGGRFGLARRKYAQGAGVVVSGLVLSALALVATSGDGTEDQPTTGFTPPQGVNAGLLPAQLGGGAQPEPPRSTTPSPSTPSVPMPVSAR from the coding sequence ATGACCGCACCGCGAGGTTGGGGACTCCCCGAGTCGCATCTGCTTCCGGACGCCATCGTCGCCTTCGTCGACGGGGAGCTGTCCCTCGGTGCCCAGGACAGGGCCTCGGCGCATATCGCCCGCTGCCAGGCGTGCGCGGCAGAGGTGACCGCGCAGCGCCAGGCCGTCGCCGCCGTGAAGCAGGCGGGAGCCCCGTCGATGTCGGCGGGTTTCCTGGCCAGCCTGTGCTCCATCCCGCAGAACACCGAACTTCCCGGCACACCGGACAACCTGGCGATGACCGCCGACGGTCAGCTGGTGGCCATCCAGCGGCCCGACCGGGTCGCCGGACTGCGCGACACCGGGGTTTTGGGCGGTACGGCGCCGTTGGGATCAACGGCGCCACTGGGCCAGTCGCCGAACGTCCTCGGCGGCGGGCGGTTCGGTCTCGCCCGGCGGAAGTACGCGCAGGGCGCCGGAGTCGTCGTTTCGGGCCTGGTCCTGAGCGCCCTGGCCCTCGTCGCGACCTCGGGTGACGGCACCGAAGACCAGCCGACCACCGGTTTCACCCCGCCGCAAGGCGTCAACGCCGGGCTGCTTCCCGCGCAGCTGGGCGGCGGCGCCCAGCCGGAACCGCCGCGCAGCACCACGCCGAGCCCGAGCACGCCCAGCGTGCCCATGCCGGTGTCCGCCCGCTGA